Below is a genomic region from Candidatus Diapherotrites archaeon.
TGGCACAAGAAAAGGAACAGTGGAAACGGTCATGACGCCGCCGCTTTTTTGGATGGACGAGCCCAAACCGAATGTTTCGGAAAGGGTGCGTGCGATTCGGCTTCACCCTGACCAGAATCTCCCGCTCCCGTTCGACATTTTTGCGCACGCCGCACCAAGCGGCATTCCTACTTTGAGGGAGCGCACGGGTGTGAGCCATACAAATCCGGCGGTTGACAGGGGCTTTGGCATTAATCCCAATCCACAGGGCGCCGGCAATATTTTAGGCGCGTCTAACGGGCCGTCAAGCCTGAATCGGAACCCCGGCCGCGGGCAAAAGGGTAACATGGGAAAGCGCGGCGGCGGGGGCAGAAGAAGATAATTTTTTTGTGCATACTTGTTTTTCACGGCGGCCGAGGCTGATTTTTCAGCCCCGACAACAATATTATTAAAATACCCTTCGCGGACGTGAATATACTTAATGGCTTTTTTCTTTGGGGTGATTGTGGATGGCTTTTTTGGAGAATGTTTTCAAGAAATCTGAGGGAATCGACATAGAGGATTTTCTCAACAACCTTGACGCGCAGGAAGAGGACCTTTACGCGGACGCTGATGCGTTCGTGAAGCCCTTGTCCCTGGTCGGCGACGAGGACGTCGAACTGATTGTCAAGGAAGCGAAGGACGGCAACATAGTGCTTTTGAACATCGCCGACCTTTCCAAGCGCAATGCAATGAAACTGAAGCAGCTCATCGGCTCGGTCCGCGACTCCGTGCTTGAAATAAACGGCGACATTGCAAGAATTTCTGAAGACAGGGTCCTGATCACGCCGAGCAACGTCAAGATCATGAAGGCCCGAAGATAAGCGCGTGTTGGAATTGCTTTCACAGTTGCATTGGCTTCCCGAAAAGGTTTCCCGGGAAGCCGCAATTGAGTCCGTGCGCAGGGTTTTTCTGGCGAAGGGCTGGGACAAGGCTCATTTTTCCGTTTCAGAAGCGGTTTTGTCCCGACCCGAATTCGTTTTTTTTGTTTTCGACGCTTTTCTTGAAACCCAGACCGCTAAAGGCAAAATTGTTTCCGACACAATGCGCAATGACATGGCATTGTCATTGCCATCCCTTTCAGTTGACAACAACGCGGCTGTTTCCATCCGGTCAGACTATTCCTCTCTTTCGGCCAGGAAGCTTGAACGCCTTCCCGCAGGCCTTGAAGGGTTTGATGAGAAAAAGCTTGAGCGCTTGTGCGTCCTGAAAGCGGCCGCTGAACTTGGGGTCGAGGAACGCAATGTAATTGTTTCATCCGTCAAAATCGTTTCAATTCCTTATTGGAGTGTCGGGGCTTCACTTCCGGGCGGGGGCCTTGACGCAGATGTTTCGGCTTTTTCCGGAAAAATACTGTCGGGCTTTTCCGTTCCGGACAGGCCCGTGGGCGTGGTTGAATCGGCTTCCGAAACAATTGCCGGATTGTCCTCTCCGCAGGGTTTGGCAGAGCATGCCTCGGAGTTCTTCGACGAAGCCGTGCTGGTTGTGTCCGGCAAAAAAAGCCTTGAATCGGCTTTCGGAAAGGAATTTTTCCCGGTTCTCCTTGCAATTGTTGCGGCAGTGCTGTTTGTCGCGTTCTTTGTTCTGGGCCTATGACCTTGCAGTGAAAGGCGTTCAATCGGGCTTTTGCTTGCTGCAGGTTTTTCAGTTTTCACAGAGCAGGCTTGCCCCGATTTCAGCATCCTTTATTGCCGCGAGGTCTTCCTTGAACGGTTCGGGGTTCCACCAGATGCCAACGCTTCCAGTCTCGTATGAAACGCACGCCCTGCCTTCCCTGACGCGCCCGAAAATTTCCTTGAGCGTTGCGCCGGACCCCATTCCTGAAAGCGGTAGAGCCTGCACGTTTTCCTCTCCACCCAGGCCGAAGAACGCCATGCCAGAGCCGTTGCAGGCGTTCTGCACGGAATAGTTTCCTGACAGCGGCGAAAAGAAAACGCTTTGCAGGAACAGCCTGTGCGCCAGTACGTTTTTCCAGGCGAACCCGAATGCGTTTTGGCTTTGCAGGCAAGTCCTGTTTTCGGCTTTTGAGTCGCGCCTTTCCCTGAAAAGATTGGCGTTGTAGAAGTCCCTGCAGCTG
It encodes:
- a CDS encoding cell division protein SepF; amino-acid sequence: MAFLENVFKKSEGIDIEDFLNNLDAQEEDLYADADAFVKPLSLVGDEDVELIVKEAKDGNIVLLNIADLSKRNAMKLKQLIGSVRDSVLEINGDIARISEDRVLITPSNVKIMKARR